The nucleotide sequence GTTTCCCGAAGGTTTAACGAGACTCCGAGAGCTCGACACGCTCTGTTGACCTCTTGCTTCCCGTCGAAGCCAGTCACCCCCTTTTCTTCATTGTCCCTGACTACCCTCTCTATATCAGAGAGGTTTTCTTCAGCTTACCGTACCATGACTCTTTATGCTACCCGATCTCTCGCTTGTGTCATTGAGATAACCACGTGTTCTATTAAATCAAGGCTGGCTCTCGAGTGGTACCCTCCTGGGGAATGAGAAGTGGTGCATGTCATGCGGGAGAGACGATGCCTTCTGGTCGTTCCACGACTCGGTTTGGTGGCTAGACGGGAAGCCGCATGCCTTTTGCCGGGTTTGTTTGTTATAAGACACGCCACCATCTACTGACTAGTTCGCAATAACCGAAAGAAAACCGTTTGCGGGAAGGAGATCAAGCATATGGCATGGACCTTATTGTTTGTTGCGGGGTTTTTTGAAATTGTCTGGGCGACGGCCCTGAAGTTTACGGATGGGTTCACCCGTCTGTGGCCCAGTGTGGGGACGGTGTTGGCGATGGGAATTAGTATGGTGTGTATGTCCTTTGCTCTTCGGGAAATTCCCATGGGAACAGCTTACGCCATATGGACGGGAATTGGAGCGGCAGGAACGGTGATCTTGGGAATTGTCCTGTTCGATGAACCACGGAATGCCATTCGACTATTATGTATCCTGGCGATTATCGGTGGGATCGCAGGCTTGAAATTGTCCTCGCCTTTGTAAGTCGGAAAGGACCTGTGGTGTCCTTGACCCACACAATTTTTTAAAAGGCCCAGGCCACAAACGTATAACGTTCGCCCTTGGTTACTTCTTTGACTTCATGAGGATACATGAAGTTGGACGGAAAGAGCACAATATCTCCGGCGCGCATGCTGACTTTCTGAAGGCCCGTCATCCAGAAATCCCCTCCCTCGTAGCCGTCATTCAGGGATCCCAGTATGGTTAAGATGGGAATGCCTTTCCTCTGTCCGTCGAAGATGGAGTGGATATGGTCGTAATGTTCGCGCATCATGGTGCCCGTTCGATACCGGTTAAACCGGATGGGCGTGAATGTCCTGACAAAGCTTTTTATGCGGTCATCTGTTTGGTTTCCATACTTCACCATGTATTCCTGCAGTGCCTTGAAGACAAACGGTCCCAGGGTATCTTGCAACTTCTGGTTTGTGCTGAGTACATCTAATTCCTTGTCTTTTTGGGAGGAATATTGATTGTCTTCATAGTTATACCAGGAGTGTTTGGTCCATTCCTGAGGCCGGATCTCCGCCAACACGGATTCGCACACGTGTGGAGGTATGACGTTTGTCACATACACATAATCCATGACTTTATCCATCGGCGTCTCCTGTAGGCTGGGATCTTGGTCGGACGTGAGTGATCGAGCTTTTCCCGATGAGATTAGATTGAAAACTGTACTTCCGAGGGGCCTCCGGAGAATTCCTTGAGGAGCCCGCGGGATTTCAAGAGCTGAATGATCTGGCTCGTACAGTCGTCAAAGTTTTCTGGACCGGCAAAGGTCAGGTCTGTATCCGGTTGAGGGCCGGTTAATTCCTTGGCCATGTGAATGGTAATCAAAGGCGTGGGGTTCACCAGCGTTTGGATCGTTGGGATCAACTCGCGTGTGGGCTGTTGAAAAGCGTTGGTGGTGCAAAGTACGAGGAGGCCGGTATCCGTCAATAAGCGAATGACTTCTCCAAATCGCCGAATGACTTCTTCGGGTTTGGTGTCTTGGAGGTCGGCATCCAACCCACGTTGCAAATTTTCGGGAGACAAAAGATACGCGTGACGTCTTTCCGCC is from Nitrospiraceae bacterium and encodes:
- a CDS encoding multidrug efflux SMR transporter encodes the protein MAWTLLFVAGFFEIVWATALKFTDGFTRLWPSVGTVLAMGISMVCMSFALREIPMGTAYAIWTGIGAAGTVILGIVLFDEPRNAIRLLCILAIIGGIAGLKLSSPL
- a CDS encoding 2OG-Fe(II) oxygenase, with amino-acid sequence MDKVMDYVYVTNVIPPHVCESVLAEIRPQEWTKHSWYNYEDNQYSSQKDKELDVLSTNQKLQDTLGPFVFKALQEYMVKYGNQTDDRIKSFVRTFTPIRFNRYRTGTMMREHYDHIHSIFDGQRKGIPILTILGSLNDGYEGGDFWMTGLQKVSMRAGDIVLFPSNFMYPHEVKEVTKGERYTFVAWAF